From Brassica oleracea var. oleracea cultivar TO1000 chromosome C3, BOL, whole genome shotgun sequence, a single genomic window includes:
- the LOC106334807 gene encoding MYB-like transcription factor ETC3 isoform X1, with the protein MDKHLRTKQTKTNPILTSSSEEVSSLEWQAVNMNQEEEDLVRRMHKLVGDRWELIAGRIPGRTAAEIERFWVMKYN; encoded by the exons ATGGATAAGCATCTTAGGACGAAGCAAACCAAGACCAACCCTATTCTTACTTCTTCATCTGAAG AAGTGAGTAGTCTTGAGTGGCAAGCTGTGAACATGAATCAAGAAGAAGAGGATTTGGTCCGTAGAATGCATAAGCTTGTCGGTGACAG GTGGGAGTTGATAGCTGGGAGGATCCCAGGAAGAACGGCAGCAGAAATTGAGAGGTTTTGGGTCATGAAGTATAATTGA
- the LOC106334807 gene encoding MYB-like transcription factor ETC3 isoform X2 has translation MDKHLRTKQTKTNPILTSSSEVSSLEWQAVNMNQEEEDLVRRMHKLVGDRWELIAGRIPGRTAAEIERFWVMKYN, from the exons ATGGATAAGCATCTTAGGACGAAGCAAACCAAGACCAACCCTATTCTTACTTCTTCATCTGAAG TGAGTAGTCTTGAGTGGCAAGCTGTGAACATGAATCAAGAAGAAGAGGATTTGGTCCGTAGAATGCATAAGCTTGTCGGTGACAG GTGGGAGTTGATAGCTGGGAGGATCCCAGGAAGAACGGCAGCAGAAATTGAGAGGTTTTGGGTCATGAAGTATAATTGA